A region of the Chloroflexota bacterium genome:
CGCTCGGTCATATTGAGGATAACCTCTACTCCGGCCAAATTCACCCCAAGTTCGTCGGTAAGACGGACGATTTTCCGCAGTCGCTCGACATCTTGCTGAGAGTAGAGGCGCACATTCCCCCTGGAGCGTGACGGCCTGATGAGACCAATCCGTTCGTAATAGCGCAGTGTTTGGGGGTGCAACCCCACTAGTTTCGCAGCCACGCTGATGATATAGCAAGGTTCGTCAGGCGGGTCGTGTTGAAGAACCATTAGACTGCTC
Encoded here:
- a CDS encoding helix-turn-helix transcriptional regulator yields the protein MVLQHDPPDEPCYIISVAAKLVGLHPQTLRYYERIGLIRPSRSRGNVRLYSQQDVERLRKIVRLTDELGVNLAGVEVILNMTERMEEMRRQMEEMRLAMEAEIARLQAQLEGSE